A stretch of the Capsicum annuum cultivar UCD-10X-F1 chromosome 10, UCD10Xv1.1, whole genome shotgun sequence genome encodes the following:
- the LOC107845160 gene encoding uncharacterized protein LOC107845160, protein MAQENIDKLTQEFTLPKHIHKLKLVERPPNENSPCNNCFLSCKETNFYASEMCRFQVHVSCACRGKEDWKLKQHDHFLILQRTPTTFHCNACGKEDNREASYLCTECSFWIHHSCANLNPELNHGDHDHPLYLEFSLPQEFENFNLTCDVCSEKLLPDYWVYQCGPCRFFVHVKCDGKRRKVADDNIEAFPKLNLALLPEANETVQLVERFLKQNGILENLKPSQIDNFQHKVHPLVLSNNTNKDKLVCNGCIRPIVDPCYYSCQQCSYFLHVTCSQLPGDLELYHPEHPLYIRHSEYCCFFRQCSHCKLDTNGWWFECKQRKCDFRLDMKCALLPKAIAHKSHRHPLSRISVFDENCSACAKTLSGSSYGCEACRFYLGNDCALSPLTITVQWDEHPLTLIFHAFTDHPDEFLCRICETYAHPKYWLYHCRDCHQSFHPHCIPQHGLSRNIKFGSTIQIAEHSLELVEKGEYMSRCGVCQDHLDKKNALLCTACNLHICCKCSCDILENKAKKNTRSYIALQQSKFTSLALVFFFSSVKCITIIINHPVTVGLNYSTNFYSYMYIANRGSSWCWIDVGH, encoded by the exons ATGGCACAAGAGAACATTGACAAGTTGACCCAAGAATTCACACTTCCAAAGCACATACACAAGCTGAAGCTCGTGGAGCGGCCTCCGAATGAGAACTCTCCGTGCAACAACTGCTTCCTGAGCTGCAAAGAAACTAATTTTTATGCTAGTGAGATGTGTAGGTTCCAGGTACATGTTTCGTGTGCTTGTCGTGGAAAAGAAGATTGGAAACTGAAACAACATGATCATTTCCTAATCCTCCAGCGAACGCCCACCACTTTCCATTGCAATGCTTGTGGTAAGGAAGACAATAGAGAGGCCTCTTATCTATGTACAGAATGTTCATTCTGGATCCATCACAGCTGTGCCAATTTGAACCCAGAGCTCAACCACGGCGATCATGACCACCCGCTCTACCTGGAGTTTTCTCTTCCAcaagaatttgaaaatttcaatcTCACCTGCGATGTGTGCAGCGAAAAGCTCCTTCCTGATTATTGGGTTTATCAGTGTGGGCCTTGCAGATTCTTTGTACACGTCAAGTGTGACGGGAAAAGGAGAAA GGTTGCTGACGATAACATCGAGGCCTTTCCCAAGTTGAATCTGGCCCTGCTGCCGGAGGCTAATGAAACCGTGCAACTTGTTGAACGGTTTCTTAAGCAAAATGGCATCCTTGAAAATCTCAAGCCGTCGCAGATTGACAATTTTCAACACAAGGTGCATCCGTTAGTGCTCTCAAATAACACAAACAAGGATAAATTAGTTTGTAATGGCTGTATTAGGCCTATTGTTGACCCGTGTTATTATAGTTGTCAACAGTGCAGCTACTTTCTGCATGTAACTTGCTCTCAGTTACCGGGTGATCTGGAGCTGTATCACCCGGAACATCCACTTTACATAAGGCATTCGGAGTATTGCTGTTTCTTCCGGCAATGCAGTCATTGCAAATTAGACACTAATGGTTGGTGGTTTGAATGCAAACAGAGAAAATGTGACTTCCGCCTCGATATGAAGTGTGCTTTATTGCCTAAAGCTATTGCACATAAATCACACAGGCACCCCCTTTCTCGAATTTCAGTTTTCGATGAAAATTGCAGCGCTTGTGCCAAAACCCTCTCTGGTTCGTCATACGGTTGTGAAGCTTGCCGTTTCTACCTAGGAAATGATTGTGCTCTATCGCCGCTGACTATCACCGTCCAATGGGATGAACACCCCCTTACCCTCATTTTTCACGCTTTTACTGACCATCCAGATGAATTCTTGTGCAGGATCTGCGAAACATATGCACATCCCAAGTATTGGCTATATCATTGTAGGGATTGTCATCAATCTTTTCATCCACATTGCATCCCTCAACATGGTCTGTCTCGTAATATCAAGTTTGGTAGCACCATTCAGATTGCTGAGCACTCTCTAGAATTGGTTGAAAAAGGTGAATATATGTCCCGGTGTGGTGTATGTCAGGACCATTTGGATAAGAAGAACGCCCTTCTGTGCACAGCGTGTAATTTACATATTTGCTGTAAATGCTCTTGCGACATCCTGGAAAACAAGGCTAAGAAAAACACCAGAAGTTATATCGCGTTGCAACAAAGCAAATTTACATCATTAGCTcttgtgtttttcttttcttccgtGAAGTGTATTACCATTATAATTAATCATCCCGTTACTGTTGGTTTGAATTACAGTACTAACTTTTATTCATATATGTATATTGCAAATAGAGGATCAAGCTGGTGTTGGATCGATGTCGGTCACTAG